The following proteins come from a genomic window of Sphingobium cloacae:
- a CDS encoding bifunctional GNAT family N-acetyltransferase/carbon-nitrogen hydrolase family protein has protein sequence MTKTARKRLEVRAAVPSDVRGIQRLIARVYPGLPNYSLATLRGQINNFPKGCFVALYDSKVVGYCATMRVSKGMAFAKHDWEEITANGFGTRHSAAGEWLYGYEMAVDPKLRGLRIGQRLYDERKELAEELDLHGIVIAGRMPGYARARRRVEGPADYLDKVVTGKLRDQVISFQLKNQFEPLGVLENYLPEDKQSAGHAAHLVWRNPYVDPDEAPEMRVPRGVEGVRLATCQLQARAVKDFDEFIRNIEYFVDVAADYRSDFIVFPELFTLPLLSYETKKLSPIEAIDKLTGYTPCLTKELERMALEYNINIIGGSHPTRAEDGDIQNIAYVALRDGSLHRQEKIHPTPNEAFWWNIKGGDSLDVIQTDCGPIGVLICYDSEFPELARRLVDQGARIIFVPFCTDSRLGYMRVRYCAQARAIENQCYVVMSGNVGNLPNVDNMDIQYAQSAILTPCDLPFARDGIAAESTENVETLTMADVNLADLSWARAEGTVRNLRDRRFDLYHIDWDSNPDHAHAPSGGPVPAGGHNAPGGG, from the coding sequence ATGACCAAAACAGCCCGCAAGCGCCTTGAGGTCCGTGCCGCCGTCCCTTCCGATGTGCGCGGCATCCAGCGGCTGATCGCCCGCGTCTATCCCGGCCTTCCCAACTATTCGCTGGCGACGCTGCGGGGCCAGATCAACAATTTTCCAAAAGGCTGCTTCGTCGCGCTCTATGACAGCAAGGTCGTGGGCTATTGCGCGACCATGCGGGTCAGCAAGGGCATGGCCTTCGCCAAGCATGACTGGGAGGAGATCACCGCCAACGGCTTCGGCACGCGGCACAGCGCGGCGGGCGAGTGGCTCTATGGCTATGAGATGGCGGTCGATCCCAAGCTGCGCGGCCTCCGCATCGGCCAGCGCCTCTATGACGAGCGCAAGGAACTGGCCGAGGAGTTGGACCTGCACGGCATCGTCATCGCCGGACGGATGCCCGGCTATGCCCGTGCGCGGCGGCGGGTGGAGGGTCCGGCGGATTATCTGGACAAGGTCGTCACCGGAAAGCTGCGCGATCAGGTCATTAGCTTCCAGCTCAAGAACCAGTTCGAACCGCTGGGCGTTCTCGAAAACTATCTGCCCGAAGACAAGCAGTCGGCGGGCCACGCCGCGCATCTGGTCTGGCGCAATCCCTATGTGGACCCCGACGAAGCACCCGAAATGCGGGTGCCGCGCGGCGTGGAAGGCGTCCGCCTCGCCACCTGCCAGCTACAGGCGCGCGCGGTGAAGGATTTCGACGAATTCATCCGCAACATCGAATATTTCGTGGACGTGGCGGCGGATTACCGCTCCGACTTCATCGTCTTCCCCGAACTCTTCACCCTGCCGCTGCTGTCCTATGAGACGAAGAAGCTCTCCCCCATCGAGGCCATCGACAAGCTGACCGGCTACACCCCGTGCCTGACCAAGGAACTGGAGCGGATGGCGCTGGAATATAATATCAACATCATCGGCGGCTCGCATCCCACGCGCGCGGAGGATGGAGATATCCAGAACATCGCCTATGTCGCCCTACGCGACGGATCATTGCACCGGCAGGAGAAAATCCACCCGACGCCCAACGAAGCCTTCTGGTGGAACATCAAGGGCGGGGATTCGCTGGACGTGATCCAGACCGACTGCGGCCCCATCGGCGTCCTCATCTGCTACGACAGCGAGTTCCCCGAACTGGCGCGGCGGCTGGTGGATCAGGGCGCGCGGATCATCTTCGTCCCCTTCTGCACCGACAGCCGGCTGGGCTATATGCGCGTGCGCTATTGCGCGCAGGCCCGCGCCATCGAGAACCAATGCTATGTCGTCATGTCGGGCAATGTCGGCAACCTGCCCAATGTCGACAATATGGACATCCAATATGCCCAGAGCGCCATTTTGACGCCCTGCGACCTGCCCTTCGCGCGGGACGGGATCGCGGCGGAATCGACCGAGAATGTCGAGACGCTGACGATGGCGGACGTGAACCTCGCCGACCTCAGCTGGGCGCGGGCGGAGGGCACCGTGCGCAACCTGCGCGACCGGCGGTTCGACCTCTATCATATCGACTGGGACAGCAATCCCGACCACGCCCACGCGCCGAGCGGCGGCCCCGTCCCGGCAGGCGGCCACAACGCACCGGGCGGCGGTTAA
- a CDS encoding NADP-dependent isocitrate dehydrogenase gives MAKIKVKNPVVEIDGDEMTRIIWQWIRERLILPYLDVDLKYYDLSVEKRDETNDQITIDSANAIQEYGVGVKCATITPDEARVEEFNLKQMWKSPNGTIRNILGGVVFREPIVIRNVPRLVPGWTDPIVIGRHAFGDQYRATDFLIPGPGKLRMVWDGANGEKIEKDVFDFPGSGVAMGMYNLDDSIRDFARASMNYALGRGWPLYLSTKNTILKAYDGRFKDLFQDVFDAEFADQFKAKGISYEHRLIDDMVASALKWSGKFVWACKNYDGDVQSDTVAQGFGSLGLMTSVLLSPDGKTVEAEAAHGTVTRHYRQHQQGKATSTNPIASIFAWTQGLSYRGKFDETPEVTRFAETLEKVCVKTVEDGAMTKDLALLIGPDQAWMTTEQFFEQIRVNLEAEMGKWN, from the coding sequence ATGGCGAAGATCAAGGTCAAGAACCCGGTCGTGGAGATCGACGGCGATGAGATGACGCGGATCATCTGGCAATGGATTCGCGAGCGCCTGATCCTTCCCTATCTCGACGTGGACCTCAAATATTACGACCTCTCCGTCGAGAAGCGCGACGAGACGAACGACCAGATCACCATCGATTCCGCCAATGCGATCCAGGAATATGGCGTCGGCGTGAAGTGCGCCACCATCACCCCCGACGAAGCGCGCGTCGAGGAATTCAACCTCAAGCAGATGTGGAAGTCGCCCAACGGCACGATCCGCAACATCCTGGGCGGCGTCGTCTTCCGCGAACCCATCGTGATCCGCAACGTGCCCCGCCTGGTGCCGGGCTGGACCGATCCCATCGTGATCGGCCGCCATGCGTTTGGCGACCAGTATCGCGCCACCGACTTCCTCATCCCCGGCCCCGGCAAGCTGCGTATGGTATGGGACGGCGCCAATGGCGAGAAGATCGAGAAGGACGTGTTCGACTTCCCCGGCTCCGGCGTCGCCATGGGCATGTACAATCTCGACGATTCGATCCGCGATTTCGCCCGCGCCAGCATGAACTATGCGCTGGGCCGCGGCTGGCCGCTGTACCTGTCGACCAAGAACACCATCCTCAAGGCCTATGACGGCCGTTTCAAGGATCTGTTCCAGGACGTGTTCGACGCCGAATTCGCCGACCAGTTCAAGGCGAAGGGCATCAGCTACGAACATCGCCTGATCGACGACATGGTCGCCTCCGCCCTCAAGTGGAGCGGCAAGTTCGTCTGGGCCTGCAAGAATTATGACGGCGACGTGCAGTCCGACACCGTGGCGCAGGGCTTCGGCTCGCTCGGTCTCATGACCTCCGTACTGCTCTCGCCCGATGGCAAGACCGTCGAGGCCGAAGCCGCGCACGGCACCGTCACCCGCCATTATCGCCAGCACCAGCAGGGCAAGGCGACCTCCACCAACCCGATCGCCTCGATCTTTGCCTGGACCCAGGGCCTCAGCTATCGCGGCAAGTTCGACGAGACGCCCGAAGTCACCCGCTTCGCCGAGACGCTGGAGAAGGTCTGCGTCAAGACCGTAGAGGACGGCGCGATGACCAAGGATCTCGCCCTCCTCATCGGCCCGGATCAGGCATGGATGACGACGGAGCAGTTCTTCGAACAGATCCGCGTCAACCTCGAAGCCGAAATGGGCAAGTGGAACTGA
- the tsf gene encoding translation elongation factor Ts, whose translation MAEITAAAVKELRDRSGAGMMDCKKALAEANGDMEAAVDWLRAKGLAAAQKKSSRTAAEGLVGVAVAGTKGVAVEVNSETDFVAKNDQFQDFVRTVAEIALKSGAADAEALSAQAHPAGGTVAEKLVANIATIGENQTLRRVAQLEVSQGVVVSYVHNAAAPGLGKIGVLVALEGDAPVDVLEPLGKQIAMHIAAAFPLALSAADIDPALLERERAIAAEKAAESGKPAEIVAKMVDGAVAKYAKENALLSQLFVMDNKTPVADVVAKAAKDAGKSITLKSYVRFQLGEGIEKETSDFAAEVAAAAGVA comes from the coding sequence ATGGCCGAGATTACCGCTGCCGCCGTCAAGGAACTGCGCGACCGTTCGGGCGCGGGCATGATGGATTGCAAGAAAGCGCTCGCCGAAGCCAATGGCGACATGGAAGCCGCCGTCGACTGGCTGCGCGCCAAGGGCCTTGCCGCCGCGCAGAAGAAGTCGAGCCGCACCGCCGCCGAAGGCCTGGTGGGCGTCGCCGTCGCGGGCACCAAGGGCGTGGCCGTCGAAGTGAACAGCGAAACCGACTTCGTCGCCAAGAACGATCAGTTCCAGGATTTCGTCCGCACCGTCGCTGAAATCGCGCTGAAGAGCGGCGCGGCCGATGCCGAGGCGCTGTCGGCGCAGGCGCACCCCGCCGGTGGCACCGTCGCGGAGAAGCTGGTCGCTAACATCGCCACCATCGGCGAGAACCAGACGCTGCGCCGCGTCGCCCAGCTCGAAGTGAGCCAGGGAGTCGTCGTGTCCTATGTCCACAACGCCGCTGCGCCGGGCCTGGGCAAGATCGGCGTGCTGGTCGCGCTGGAGGGCGATGCGCCCGTCGACGTTCTGGAGCCTCTGGGCAAGCAGATCGCGATGCACATCGCCGCCGCCTTCCCGCTGGCGTTGTCGGCTGCCGACATCGACCCGGCCCTGCTGGAGCGTGAACGCGCCATCGCCGCTGAAAAGGCCGCCGAATCGGGCAAGCCCGCCGAAATCGTCGCCAAGATGGTCGACGGCGCGGTCGCGAAATATGCCAAGGAAAACGCTCTGCTGTCGCAGCTTTTCGTGATGGATAACAAGACACCCGTCGCCGATGTCGTCGCCAAGGCGGCGAAGGACGCGGGCAAGTCGATCACGCTCAAAAGCTATGTCCGCTTCCAGCTCGGCGAAGGCATCGAGAAGGAAACGAGCGACTTCGCGGCCGAGGTGGCCGCGGCCGCTGGCGTCGCCTGA
- a CDS encoding phosphatidylserine decarboxylase, which yields MENDELTVALGGNVKWRFPSVHPEGMKFGLIAVAITVVLFLLGWEIAGWLMVLVTIWVFAFFRDPVRAVPQDENAIVAPADGLVTLIQRVPPPREMAGAEGLGDQPMIRVSIFMSVFDVHINRTPIGGTVKSVVYISGKFLNADLDKASEDNERQHILVERHDGLRVGFTQIAGLVARRIVPFVKPGDMVAAGQRIGLIRFGSRVDVYLPAGTAPRVVLGQRTVAGETILGQIGDRRVIKGIQQ from the coding sequence ATGGAAAATGACGAACTGACGGTCGCGCTGGGCGGCAATGTGAAATGGCGCTTCCCATCGGTGCATCCCGAGGGCATGAAATTCGGGCTGATCGCGGTGGCGATCACCGTCGTGCTGTTCCTGCTGGGCTGGGAAATCGCGGGCTGGCTGATGGTGCTGGTCACCATCTGGGTGTTCGCCTTCTTCCGCGATCCCGTGCGCGCCGTGCCGCAGGACGAGAACGCCATCGTCGCGCCCGCCGACGGTCTCGTCACGCTGATCCAGCGGGTGCCGCCGCCGCGCGAGATGGCGGGGGCGGAAGGGCTGGGCGACCAGCCGATGATCCGCGTGTCGATCTTCATGAGCGTGTTCGACGTGCACATCAACCGCACCCCTATCGGCGGGACGGTGAAGTCGGTCGTCTATATCTCCGGGAAATTCCTGAACGCCGACCTCGACAAGGCGAGCGAGGATAATGAGCGCCAGCACATACTGGTCGAGCGGCATGACGGGCTGCGCGTCGGCTTCACGCAGATCGCGGGGCTGGTGGCGCGGCGGATCGTGCCCTTCGTGAAGCCGGGCGACATGGTGGCGGCCGGGCAGCGCATCGGCCTCATCCGCTTCGGCAGCCGGGTCGATGTCTATCTGCCGGCCGGGACCGCGCCGCGCGTGGTGCTGGGCCAGCGGACGGTGGCGGGCGAGACGATCCTCGGCCAGATCGGCGACAGGCGCGTCATAAAGGGCATTCAACAGTGA
- a CDS encoding FAD-dependent oxidoreductase, with translation MAHRLAIVGGGPAGMMAGLLFARAGVPVTVLEKHGDFLRDFRGDTVHPSTLELFRELGLRDRLLQRPHDEVSEIGARIAGRHVRIADFRRLPVDSQFIAMMPQWDFLDFVAGEAARYPDFALRMNAEATGLSHDAAGRVNGVVLADGEMIAADYVIAADGRRSVLRDAAALPLRNIGAPIDIFWFRLPKRATGDNRTMGVFEAGRLLVQIDRGDYWQCAYVFAKGEADAVRARGLAAFRAEIAGLVPDLGGAADELTDWDQVKLLSVSLDRLTRWHRPGLLAIGDAAHAMSPVGGVGINLAVQDAVAAANLMARTMAEGGDVDALAPKVQKRRMLPTRIVQRMQKLAHDRVIGAVLDPQARIDRPPMLVTLLDRHAVLRGIPARLIGLGVRREHIRSPDAGKRDRSR, from the coding sequence ATGGCCCATCGATTGGCGATCGTCGGGGGCGGCCCCGCAGGCATGATGGCGGGCCTGCTCTTCGCGCGGGCGGGCGTGCCGGTCACGGTGCTGGAGAAACATGGAGATTTCCTGCGCGATTTCCGTGGAGATACGGTCCATCCCTCCACGCTGGAGCTGTTCCGCGAATTGGGGTTGCGCGACCGGCTGCTGCAACGGCCGCATGACGAGGTCAGCGAGATCGGCGCGCGGATTGCCGGGCGGCATGTGCGGATCGCCGATTTCCGGCGCTTGCCGGTGGACAGCCAGTTCATCGCGATGATGCCGCAATGGGATTTCCTGGATTTCGTAGCGGGGGAAGCGGCGCGCTATCCGGATTTTGCGTTGCGGATGAACGCGGAGGCCACGGGGTTGAGTCATGATGCGGCCGGGCGGGTGAACGGGGTTGTGCTGGCGGATGGCGAAATGATCGCGGCCGATTATGTCATTGCTGCCGATGGACGCCGGTCCGTTCTGCGCGACGCGGCGGCTTTGCCTCTCCGGAATATCGGCGCGCCGATCGACATTTTCTGGTTCCGCCTGCCGAAAAGGGCGACAGGCGACAACCGCACCATGGGCGTGTTCGAGGCGGGGCGGCTGCTCGTCCAGATCGACCGGGGCGATTATTGGCAATGCGCCTATGTCTTCGCCAAGGGCGAGGCCGATGCAGTGCGGGCACGGGGGCTGGCTGCATTCCGCGCGGAGATTGCGGGGCTGGTTCCCGATTTGGGGGGAGCAGCGGACGAACTGACCGATTGGGATCAGGTGAAGCTGCTGTCGGTGTCGCTGGATCGGCTGACGCGCTGGCATCGGCCCGGCCTGCTGGCGATCGGCGATGCGGCCCACGCCATGTCGCCGGTGGGCGGCGTCGGCATCAACCTTGCCGTGCAGGATGCCGTGGCGGCGGCGAACCTGATGGCGCGGACCATGGCGGAGGGCGGCGATGTGGACGCCCTCGCCCCCAAGGTCCAGAAGCGCCGGATGCTGCCCACGCGGATCGTCCAGCGGATGCAGAAGCTGGCACATGACCGGGTGATCGGCGCGGTGCTGGACCCGCAGGCGCGGATCGATCGGCCGCCCATGCTGGTGACGCTGCTGGACCGCCATGCGGTCTTGAGGGGAATACCGGCGCGGCTGATCGGATTGGGCGTCCGGCGCGAGCATATCCGTTCGCCCGATGCGGGGAAGCGGGATCGGTCGCGTTAA
- the rpsB gene encoding 30S ribosomal protein S2, producing the protein MAAPVVTMNQLIEAGAHFGHQTHRWNPRMKPYIFGERNGIHILDLSQTVPLFARALDFVSASVAAGGKVLFVGTKRQAQDPIAEAARKSGQHFVNHRWLGGMLTNWKTISGSIKRLKTLEEKLSGDTHGFTKKEVLQMTREREKLELSLGGIRDMNGIPDVMFVIDANKEELAIKEANTLGIPVVAILDSNVSPDGIAFPVPANDDASRAIRLYCDAVAAAATKGNRGAQEAAGIDMGALDEPEAEEVAAQA; encoded by the coding sequence ATGGCGGCTCCCGTCGTCACCATGAATCAGTTGATCGAGGCCGGCGCTCACTTCGGCCACCAGACCCACCGCTGGAACCCGCGCATGAAGCCGTATATCTTCGGCGAGCGCAACGGCATCCACATCCTCGACCTGTCGCAGACCGTGCCGCTTTTCGCGCGCGCGCTCGATTTCGTGTCGGCGTCGGTCGCCGCGGGCGGCAAGGTGCTGTTCGTCGGCACCAAGCGCCAGGCGCAGGACCCCATCGCCGAAGCGGCGCGCAAGTCGGGCCAGCATTTCGTCAACCATCGCTGGCTGGGCGGCATGCTCACCAACTGGAAGACCATCTCGGGTTCGATCAAGCGTCTGAAGACCCTGGAAGAGAAGCTGTCGGGCGACACCCACGGCTTCACCAAGAAGGAAGTCCTCCAGATGACCCGCGAGCGCGAGAAGCTGGAGCTTTCGCTGGGCGGCATCCGCGACATGAACGGCATTCCCGACGTCATGTTCGTGATCGACGCCAACAAGGAAGAACTGGCGATCAAGGAAGCCAACACGCTGGGCATCCCGGTCGTGGCGATCCTCGATTCGAACGTCTCGCCCGACGGCATCGCCTTCCCGGTTCCGGCGAATGACGACGCCAGCCGCGCGATCCGCCTTTACTGCGACGCCGTCGCCGCCGCCGCGACCAAGGGCAACCGCGGCGCGCAGGAAGCCGCCGGCATCGACATGGGCGCGCTGGACGAGCCGGAGGCCGAAGAGGTCGCCGCTCAGGCCTGA
- a CDS encoding CDP-alcohol phosphatidyltransferase family protein, whose product MVAPNAVTAMALCFGLTGVRYGISGEWERAVLSILFAGVLDGLDGRIARLLRGESRFGAELDSLSDSIAFGVAPALILYLWSLHAMPKFGWIFALAHALSCALRLARFNANIDADEQPHKSAGFLTGVPAPAGAGIAFIPMYLWLVTGEPIFREWYVVAPWAAFTAFLMISSIATYSWSALRLRKRIRLEAIALAGLLAALLITDPWLTLLVLSIGYVLTIPFGIVSYARIRRQQSGVAS is encoded by the coding sequence ATGGTCGCGCCCAACGCCGTCACGGCCATGGCGCTGTGCTTCGGCCTCACCGGCGTTCGCTACGGCATTTCGGGCGAATGGGAGCGGGCGGTGCTCTCCATCCTGTTCGCGGGCGTGCTGGACGGCCTGGACGGAAGGATCGCGCGGCTGCTGCGGGGAGAGAGCCGGTTCGGGGCGGAACTGGATTCGCTCTCCGACTCCATCGCCTTCGGGGTCGCGCCCGCGCTGATCCTCTATCTCTGGTCGTTGCATGCCATGCCGAAATTCGGCTGGATCTTCGCGCTCGCCCATGCGCTGTCCTGCGCGCTGCGGCTGGCGCGGTTCAACGCCAATATCGACGCGGACGAACAGCCGCACAAGTCGGCGGGTTTCCTCACGGGGGTTCCCGCGCCTGCGGGGGCGGGCATCGCCTTCATTCCCATGTATCTGTGGCTGGTGACGGGGGAACCGATCTTCCGGGAATGGTATGTGGTCGCGCCCTGGGCGGCCTTCACCGCCTTCCTGATGATTTCCAGCATCGCCACCTACAGCTGGTCGGCCCTGCGGCTGCGCAAGCGAATCAGATTGGAGGCGATCGCGCTGGCGGGCCTGCTCGCCGCCCTGCTGATCACCGATCCATGGCTGACGCTGCTGGTCCTCAGTATCGGCTATGTGCTGACCATTCCCTTCGGCATCGTCTCCTATGCCCGGATCAGGCGCCAGCAATCGGGCGTGGCTTCCTGA